In Gemmata obscuriglobus, a single genomic region encodes these proteins:
- a CDS encoding TIGR03000 domain-containing protein encodes MYSVVMMTALTAAPDAPGFNGYFRDLFFGNSCNGCNGCSGGVRYSCYGGGCSGSVAYPASCSGCCGSSCNGGHVFGLGIGDRVRSFFERDTRTGCCGSHSYGCCGSHSYGCSGSSYSCSGYSCSGSAYSCFGGPAISYTPIVTGGLSCQGGLVYPAPPSFDQFPPTPAQPNIPYAEPRPAEATGLSPAAHTAPSATVANGQAARATVVVRLPVDARLSAEGRELTLVGTERRFVSPELPRDQEFVYRFTAQYERGGKIVSVTEKVVVRAGATVSVEFTDLTARPAGTTPGTTTANGTAAPTTPVTEPTKAEPPVRDTPAAPTGPASDRATITVKLPAGATLYVDDKKSPSKDAVRQFATPPLPANREFAYLLKAEIMRDGRPETLSQKVPFRAGERVTVDFTGLSK; translated from the coding sequence ATGTACAGCGTTGTGATGATGACCGCCCTCACGGCCGCGCCGGACGCGCCGGGGTTCAACGGCTACTTCCGCGACCTGTTTTTCGGAAACAGTTGTAACGGGTGTAACGGCTGCTCCGGTGGGGTGCGGTACAGTTGCTACGGCGGCGGGTGCTCCGGGTCGGTGGCGTACCCCGCGTCGTGCAGCGGGTGCTGCGGGTCGTCGTGCAACGGCGGCCACGTGTTCGGGCTGGGAATCGGCGACCGCGTCCGCAGCTTCTTCGAGCGCGACACGCGCACCGGGTGCTGCGGATCGCACAGTTACGGGTGCTGCGGGTCGCACAGCTACGGCTGCTCCGGTTCGAGTTACTCGTGCTCCGGGTACTCGTGCAGCGGGTCGGCGTACTCGTGCTTCGGCGGCCCGGCGATCTCGTACACGCCGATCGTGACCGGCGGGCTGTCGTGCCAGGGCGGGCTGGTCTACCCCGCGCCGCCGTCGTTCGATCAGTTCCCGCCGACGCCAGCGCAGCCGAACATTCCGTACGCCGAACCGCGCCCGGCGGAAGCAACGGGCTTGAGCCCCGCCGCGCACACGGCTCCTTCGGCGACCGTCGCCAACGGTCAAGCGGCTCGCGCCACGGTGGTGGTGCGCCTTCCCGTCGACGCGCGCCTCTCGGCGGAGGGGCGGGAACTCACCCTCGTGGGCACCGAGCGCCGGTTCGTTTCTCCCGAACTCCCGCGGGACCAGGAGTTCGTGTACCGGTTCACCGCGCAGTACGAGCGCGGCGGCAAAATCGTCAGTGTCACCGAGAAGGTTGTGGTGCGGGCCGGCGCGACCGTGTCCGTCGAGTTCACGGACCTGACCGCCCGCCCGGCCGGTACGACTCCGGGCACCACGACTGCGAACGGGACCGCCGCGCCGACCACGCCGGTGACGGAGCCGACGAAGGCCGAACCGCCCGTCCGCGACACCCCCGCCGCGCCGACCGGTCCGGCGAGCGACCGCGCGACCATCACGGTGAAGCTGCCCGCGGGCGCGACCCTTTACGTTGACGACAAGAAGAGCCCGTCGAAGGACGCGGTGCGCCAGTTCGCCACCCCGCCGCTGCCCGCGAACCGCGAGTTCGCGTACCTGCTCAAGGCAGAAATCATGCGCGACGGGCGGCCCGAGACGCTGAGCCAGAAGGTGCCGTTCCGCGCCGGCGAGCGCGTGACCGTGGACTTCACCGGGCTCAGCAAGTAG
- a CDS encoding IS66-like element ISGob4 family transposase — MTPVPQPPELPDNLPPAVVAYIRALEATITALVAEVAELKARLNQSSTNSSKPPSSDPPQVKLAPPKAPSGKRRGGQPGHPKAERTLLPPDEIRTLKPSVCRDCSRSLAGDDPAPAIHQVHELPVIKPHVTEYRCHRLRCPHCGTTTVPAVPSEARTGYGPRAQAVAALLTGSCRLGKRGTSQLFDDLFGLPLSPAMVCKLQHRTAEALKPVAEQALVYTRGHPANVDETGWKQGRQRAWLWAAVTTFVVAFLIRRTRGRAAFDDLRAGSTAVHTTDRYPVYTHLDKYKRQLCWAHLRRDFQAMIDRGGSGQAIGAALLACSDALFENWYRVRDGTLARSTCRSTYIPALRRQVGTHLRNGAACGCAKTATTCAELLSVEASLWTFARVVGVEPTNNAAEREVRHAVCWRKTSFGTDSERGSRFVERILTVIASCRRQKRNVLAFLIDAVTAHRTGAKAPTLVPAEAQQQNVVNPLLANC; from the coding sequence ATGACGCCTGTTCCTCAACCGCCGGAACTGCCCGATAACTTACCACCGGCGGTGGTGGCGTATATTCGCGCCTTGGAGGCCACGATCACTGCTCTGGTGGCCGAGGTCGCCGAACTCAAGGCCCGACTCAACCAGAGCTCCACCAACTCGTCGAAGCCGCCCTCGTCCGATCCTCCGCAGGTGAAACTGGCCCCGCCCAAGGCCCCTTCGGGGAAGCGTCGGGGCGGGCAACCGGGGCATCCCAAAGCCGAGCGCACGCTCCTGCCACCCGATGAGATCCGGACCCTCAAGCCGTCCGTGTGCCGGGACTGCTCGCGGTCGCTGGCCGGGGACGATCCGGCTCCGGCCATTCATCAGGTCCACGAGTTGCCCGTTATCAAACCCCACGTGACCGAGTATCGGTGCCACCGGCTCCGGTGCCCCCACTGCGGCACGACCACGGTGCCCGCGGTGCCGTCGGAGGCGCGCACCGGATACGGCCCCCGGGCGCAGGCGGTGGCCGCGCTTCTCACCGGCTCGTGCCGTCTGGGCAAGCGGGGCACGAGCCAACTGTTCGACGATCTGTTCGGCCTGCCCCTGAGCCCGGCCATGGTGTGCAAGCTCCAGCACCGAACCGCCGAGGCGCTGAAGCCGGTGGCCGAACAGGCCCTGGTGTACACCCGCGGGCACCCGGCCAACGTGGACGAGACCGGTTGGAAGCAGGGGCGTCAGCGGGCCTGGCTGTGGGCCGCCGTGACCACGTTCGTGGTGGCGTTCCTGATCCGCCGGACCCGGGGCCGGGCCGCCTTTGATGACCTGCGTGCCGGGTCCACGGCCGTGCATACGACGGACCGGTATCCGGTGTACACGCACCTCGACAAGTACAAGCGTCAACTCTGCTGGGCGCACCTGCGACGCGATTTCCAGGCGATGATCGACCGGGGCGGTTCCGGACAGGCGATCGGCGCGGCTCTGTTGGCGTGTTCGGACGCCCTGTTCGAGAACTGGTATCGGGTGCGGGACGGAACCCTCGCGCGGTCCACATGTCGCTCGACCTACATCCCCGCGTTGCGTCGTCAGGTCGGCACGCACCTGCGGAACGGGGCGGCGTGCGGCTGCGCCAAGACCGCCACGACCTGCGCGGAACTGTTGTCGGTCGAGGCGTCGTTGTGGACGTTCGCGCGTGTCGTCGGCGTGGAACCGACCAACAACGCGGCCGAGCGTGAGGTGCGTCACGCCGTGTGCTGGCGCAAAACCAGCTTCGGGACCGACAGCGAACGCGGGAGCCGGTTCGTGGAACGAATCCTCACGGTGATCGCCTCGTGCCGCCGCCAGAAGCGCAACGTCTTGGCGTTCCTCATCGACGCCGTCACCGCACACCGGACCGGCGCGAAGGCACCGACGCTCGTTCCAGCTGAAGCTCAACAACAGAACGTTGTGAATCCGCTACTCGCCAACTGTTGA
- a CDS encoding RluA family pseudouridine synthase, which yields MNDSAALPLAVLYEDHHLVVVNKPAPLLTQAPPGVPNLEERVRAYIKDKYAKPAGVYLGVPHRLDRPVSGVVCFARNTKAAQRVHSQFEHRSVRKVYWALVEGVVEPDAGVWDDYIRKVENEARAARGHEGEPGAKLATLEFRVLERFAAHTRIELHPLTGRMHQLRVQSAWRGHPVIGDSLYGSVRPFGPPAELPRDRVIALHARRLTFEHPFTKQELVIEAPVPAYWHPLPDDPVA from the coding sequence ATGAACGACTCCGCCGCACTGCCGCTCGCCGTCTTATACGAAGACCACCACCTCGTCGTCGTGAACAAACCCGCGCCGCTGCTCACGCAGGCGCCGCCCGGGGTGCCGAACCTCGAAGAGCGGGTGCGCGCGTACATCAAGGACAAGTACGCCAAGCCCGCGGGCGTCTACCTCGGCGTCCCGCACCGGCTCGACCGGCCCGTCAGCGGGGTCGTGTGCTTCGCGCGCAACACCAAGGCGGCCCAACGGGTCCACTCGCAGTTCGAACACCGGAGTGTGCGTAAGGTGTATTGGGCGCTCGTAGAAGGGGTCGTCGAGCCGGACGCCGGCGTGTGGGACGATTACATCCGCAAGGTCGAGAACGAGGCCCGCGCCGCGCGCGGCCACGAGGGCGAGCCGGGCGCGAAGCTCGCGACGCTCGAGTTCCGCGTGCTGGAGCGGTTCGCCGCGCACACGCGCATCGAGTTGCACCCGCTTACGGGGCGGATGCACCAGCTCCGCGTGCAGTCCGCGTGGCGCGGGCATCCGGTGATCGGGGATTCGCTCTACGGCAGCGTGCGCCCGTTCGGCCCGCCCGCGGAACTGCCGCGCGACCGCGTGATCGCCCTCCACGCCCGCCGGCTCACCTTCGAGCACCCATTCACCAAGCAGGAACTGGTGATCGAAGCCCCCGTCCCCGCGTACTGGCACCCACTTCCGGACGACCCGGTGGCGTGA
- the ilvB gene encoding biosynthetic-type acetolactate synthase large subunit, with the protein MADHGTTSATPTATPMSGADILVQALIRHGVDTVFAYPGGASMPIHQALTRVQGKLRTILPRHEQGGGFMAHGYCRTTGKASVCVSTSGPGATNFVTCIADAKMDSIPAIFITGQVSTNVLGNDAFQETPMVEICRGITKHHYLLTRTEDITRVMKEAFHIATTGRPGPVLIDVCKDVQTKSVVPDWDVAMDLPGYRPVRKAPRAELEPVIAAIRASKKPFIYAGGGVTHSDAAAELKEFAELVGAPVGLTVHGLGNFPADHYLCLQMLGMHGTVYSNYAINDADLLLAFGVRFDDRVTGKLAEFAKHGKIVHVDIDKSEIHKNKFAHVPVHSDLKHALHGLNALLKEEKNADLTAGGRYTDWWRQVDAWRDAEPLKFAEPDNFIIPQYAIKRLWEILRDRNQLDDTIITTGVGQHQMWAAQFFHFNKPRKWITSGGLGTMGFGLPSALGAKVAFPNNLVIDIDGDGSFLMNVQELATAYAEKIPAKVLLLNNQHLGMVMQWEDRFFGSNRGHTYLGAGEDHAPYPDFCKIAEGFGVTAKSVIDKADLDAALIEMIEAPGPFLLNVHVPHQEHVLPMIPAGSTVKDIIKE; encoded by the coding sequence ATGGCCGACCACGGGACCACCAGCGCGACCCCGACCGCCACCCCGATGAGCGGGGCCGACATCCTCGTTCAGGCCCTCATCCGGCACGGGGTCGATACGGTCTTCGCGTACCCGGGCGGCGCCAGCATGCCCATCCACCAGGCCCTCACCCGGGTCCAGGGCAAGCTCCGCACCATCCTGCCGCGGCACGAGCAGGGCGGCGGGTTCATGGCCCACGGGTACTGCCGCACCACCGGCAAGGCCAGCGTGTGCGTGTCCACCAGCGGCCCCGGCGCCACGAACTTCGTGACGTGCATCGCCGACGCGAAGATGGACAGCATCCCGGCCATCTTCATCACCGGGCAGGTGAGCACCAACGTCCTCGGCAACGACGCGTTCCAGGAAACGCCGATGGTCGAGATCTGCCGCGGGATCACCAAGCACCACTACCTGCTCACCCGCACCGAGGACATCACGCGGGTGATGAAGGAGGCGTTCCACATCGCCACCACCGGCCGCCCCGGCCCGGTGCTGATCGACGTGTGCAAGGACGTGCAGACCAAGTCGGTCGTCCCCGACTGGGACGTCGCGATGGACCTGCCCGGCTACCGCCCGGTGCGGAAGGCGCCGCGGGCCGAGCTCGAGCCGGTCATCGCCGCCATCCGCGCCAGCAAGAAGCCGTTCATCTACGCGGGCGGCGGGGTGACCCACAGCGACGCCGCGGCCGAGCTCAAGGAGTTCGCGGAGCTGGTGGGCGCGCCGGTGGGCCTCACGGTCCACGGGCTGGGGAACTTCCCCGCCGACCACTACCTGTGCCTCCAGATGCTCGGGATGCACGGCACCGTGTACTCGAACTACGCGATCAACGACGCCGACCTGCTGCTGGCCTTCGGGGTGCGGTTCGACGACCGCGTGACCGGCAAGCTCGCCGAGTTCGCCAAGCACGGCAAGATCGTCCACGTCGACATCGACAAGTCGGAGATCCACAAGAACAAGTTCGCGCACGTCCCGGTCCACAGCGACCTGAAGCACGCGCTGCACGGGCTGAACGCGCTGCTGAAGGAGGAGAAGAACGCCGACCTCACCGCCGGCGGCCGGTACACCGACTGGTGGCGCCAGGTGGACGCGTGGCGCGACGCCGAGCCGCTCAAGTTCGCCGAGCCGGACAACTTCATCATCCCGCAGTACGCGATCAAGCGGCTCTGGGAGATCCTGCGCGACCGGAACCAGCTCGACGACACGATCATCACCACCGGCGTGGGCCAGCACCAGATGTGGGCCGCGCAGTTCTTCCACTTCAACAAGCCCCGGAAGTGGATCACCAGCGGCGGCCTCGGCACGATGGGGTTCGGGCTCCCCAGCGCGCTGGGCGCGAAGGTGGCGTTCCCGAACAACCTCGTCATCGACATCGACGGCGACGGCAGCTTCCTGATGAACGTGCAGGAGCTCGCCACCGCCTACGCCGAAAAGATCCCGGCGAAGGTGCTGCTGCTCAACAACCAGCACCTGGGCATGGTGATGCAGTGGGAGGACCGGTTCTTCGGCTCGAACCGCGGGCACACGTACCTCGGCGCCGGCGAGGACCACGCCCCGTACCCCGACTTCTGCAAGATCGCCGAGGGCTTCGGCGTGACGGCCAAGAGCGTCATCGACAAGGCCGACCTGGACGCCGCGCTGATCGAGATGATCGAGGCCCCGGGGCCGTTCCTGCTGAACGTCCACGTGCCGCACCAGGAGCACGTGCTGCCGATGATCCCGGCCGGCTCGACCGTCAAGGACATCATCAAGGAATAA
- a CDS encoding S41 family peptidase, with translation MPLRNLAWLVAVPAIIALGLAISYSAPAPDKDYRLVRQVVDVIAEVDANFYRELSDDERQQFVEDMINGGLRKLDPHSEYLNAEHLKRFETDAQGSFGGVGIVLTIDPETKFLKVDHPMPGTPAYDAGIIADDLIVKVGDKSTEGITVPDARKLITGEPDTSVTLTTRRAGRNPAEQQVTLKRAQVAQHPVSGVRRRADDPQKWEWFADKPGGIGYIRVSGFSELTTKEIKAAVEEIERDGGKAIVLDLRENPGGLLSEAVSVSDLFLTEGKIVSTRDRRSKERTFEAKKDGTMFLPAEQKPIAVLVNDGSASASEIVAAALQDNKRAVVIGERSFGKGSVQKLLRLPGDPPSAVKLTTETYWRPSGANIDRIRASKDAPDQWGVRPDIEVPTTKEDKLRAEVEQLKRQWVAGKPDVVGPKPPAAPNPKGIDGKPIVDDSKPYTDQPLNKALEVLRNKLRGVGTAPAPARRLPERVLG, from the coding sequence ATGCCGCTTCGCAACCTCGCCTGGCTCGTCGCGGTGCCCGCGATCATCGCGCTGGGCCTGGCGATCAGCTACAGCGCCCCGGCGCCGGACAAGGACTACCGACTCGTTCGGCAGGTCGTGGACGTCATCGCGGAGGTGGACGCGAACTTCTACCGCGAACTCAGCGACGACGAGCGGCAGCAGTTCGTCGAGGACATGATTAACGGCGGGCTGCGGAAACTGGACCCGCACTCCGAGTACCTCAACGCCGAACACCTCAAGCGGTTCGAGACCGACGCGCAGGGGAGCTTCGGGGGCGTGGGCATCGTCCTCACGATCGACCCGGAGACGAAGTTCCTCAAGGTCGATCACCCGATGCCCGGGACGCCGGCCTACGACGCCGGGATCATCGCCGACGACCTGATCGTGAAGGTCGGGGACAAGTCCACGGAGGGGATCACGGTCCCGGACGCGCGCAAGCTCATCACCGGCGAGCCCGACACGAGCGTCACCCTGACCACCCGCCGCGCCGGCCGCAACCCGGCCGAACAGCAGGTCACGCTGAAACGCGCCCAGGTGGCGCAGCACCCGGTTTCAGGTGTCCGGCGTCGGGCCGACGATCCGCAAAAGTGGGAGTGGTTCGCGGACAAACCGGGCGGGATCGGCTACATCCGCGTCAGCGGGTTCAGCGAGCTGACCACGAAAGAGATCAAAGCGGCCGTCGAGGAGATCGAGCGCGACGGCGGGAAGGCGATCGTCCTGGACCTGCGCGAGAACCCGGGCGGGCTGCTAAGCGAGGCCGTTTCGGTGTCCGATCTGTTCCTCACCGAGGGGAAGATCGTCTCGACGCGCGACCGGCGCAGCAAGGAGCGCACGTTCGAGGCGAAAAAGGACGGGACCATGTTCCTGCCGGCGGAACAGAAGCCCATCGCGGTGCTGGTGAACGACGGCAGCGCGAGCGCCAGCGAGATCGTGGCCGCGGCGCTCCAGGACAACAAGCGGGCCGTCGTCATCGGCGAGCGCAGCTTCGGTAAGGGGAGCGTTCAGAAACTGCTGCGGCTGCCCGGCGACCCGCCCAGCGCGGTGAAGCTCACGACGGAAACGTACTGGCGCCCGAGCGGGGCCAACATCGACCGCATTCGCGCCTCGAAGGACGCCCCGGACCAGTGGGGGGTGAGGCCCGACATCGAGGTCCCGACCACGAAGGAGGACAAGCTCCGCGCGGAGGTCGAGCAGTTGAAGCGCCAGTGGGTGGCGGGTAAGCCGGACGTGGTCGGCCCGAAGCCGCCGGCCGCGCCGAACCCCAAGGGCATCGACGGCAAGCCGATCGTGGACGACAGCAAGCCGTACACGGATCAGCCGCTGAACAAGGCGCTCGAGGTGCTGCGGAACAAGCTCCGCGGGGTGGGCACCGCGCCGGCCCCGGCCCGGCGACTTCCGGAACGGGTGCTGGGATAG
- a CDS encoding 4Fe-4S dicluster domain-containing protein gives MNPLGELPVLLDARCIGCGDCVAVCPVGCLAMAGPRPWLPRPRDCVSCSLCELVCPADAIELRPAAG, from the coding sequence GTGAACCCGCTCGGCGAACTGCCGGTGCTGCTCGACGCGCGCTGCATTGGGTGCGGCGATTGTGTGGCGGTGTGCCCGGTGGGGTGCCTCGCGATGGCCGGCCCGCGGCCGTGGCTGCCCCGCCCCCGGGACTGCGTCTCGTGCTCGCTGTGCGAGCTGGTGTGCCCCGCCGACGCGATCGAACTCCGGCCCGCCGCCGGGTGA
- a CDS encoding sigma-54-dependent Fis family transcriptional regulator, whose protein sequence is MPNPPSGKGRPRGSGGFGWRAFFHHSATPVFVLGKGKRLRYANPAWERLAGVTLKEALGMVCSQRRHSTPLAAALAPTPEALAGRHDRARRPAPPGRNGPPWWDVTFAPLAPGAEPPGDAADAKRGKETFGIVGFVTVVGEPVPAAAKKVPAAVSALRDRRAAHFGFDLLAGETPAAGRLVSQARLAASVAAPVWIVGEPGSGKETTARVIHHASANRDRAFVGIDCAGLQPYLVESLLFGHGGLAGADRVGTLYLKEPAALPRDLQQRLADHFTDTPAARLICGSERTAGDGVMSGGALVPMFQTALSAFEVRVPPLRERLGDLPRLAARLLGRPLDPAALAVLREHSWPVNLRELAGTLHEAARSAESGPVLREHLPHELRVKVGIARTHPPKSLNLDEILAAVEKKLIQLALKKANNHQTETAELLGVFRAKLWRRLDALGIPIPPQPPKPRKPEGGD, encoded by the coding sequence GTGCCGAATCCGCCGTCCGGAAAGGGGCGCCCGCGCGGCAGCGGCGGGTTCGGGTGGCGCGCGTTCTTCCACCACTCCGCGACCCCCGTGTTCGTGCTGGGAAAAGGCAAACGGTTGCGGTACGCGAACCCCGCGTGGGAGCGGCTCGCCGGCGTGACGCTGAAAGAAGCGCTCGGGATGGTGTGCTCCCAGCGGCGGCACAGCACGCCACTCGCCGCGGCGCTCGCGCCGACGCCGGAAGCGCTCGCGGGGCGCCACGACCGCGCCCGCCGGCCCGCACCGCCGGGGCGGAACGGGCCGCCGTGGTGGGACGTCACGTTCGCCCCGCTCGCGCCCGGCGCCGAACCGCCCGGGGACGCGGCGGACGCGAAACGCGGGAAAGAGACGTTCGGAATCGTCGGGTTCGTGACGGTGGTCGGTGAGCCGGTGCCGGCCGCGGCCAAGAAGGTGCCCGCGGCCGTCTCGGCGCTGCGCGACCGCCGGGCCGCGCACTTCGGGTTCGACCTGCTGGCCGGCGAAACGCCCGCCGCGGGCCGGCTGGTGTCGCAGGCCCGACTCGCGGCAAGCGTAGCCGCACCGGTGTGGATCGTCGGGGAGCCCGGCAGCGGCAAGGAAACGACGGCCCGCGTGATCCACCACGCGAGCGCGAACCGCGACCGCGCGTTCGTGGGGATCGACTGCGCGGGCCTTCAGCCGTACCTCGTCGAGAGCCTGCTCTTCGGGCACGGCGGGCTGGCCGGGGCGGACCGCGTCGGCACCCTGTATTTGAAGGAGCCGGCGGCGCTCCCGCGCGACCTGCAACAGCGACTCGCGGACCATTTCACCGACACCCCGGCGGCCCGCCTGATTTGTGGCTCCGAAAGAACCGCCGGCGACGGCGTGATGAGCGGCGGGGCGCTCGTCCCGATGTTTCAGACGGCTCTGTCGGCGTTTGAGGTGCGCGTGCCGCCGCTCCGCGAGCGCCTGGGGGACCTCCCGCGCCTGGCGGCGCGCCTGCTGGGACGCCCCCTCGACCCGGCCGCACTCGCGGTGCTGCGGGAGCACTCCTGGCCCGTGAACCTGCGCGAGCTGGCGGGCACCCTCCACGAGGCCGCCCGGAGCGCCGAGAGCGGACCGGTGCTGCGCGAGCACCTGCCGCACGAACTGCGGGTGAAGGTCGGGATCGCGCGCACGCACCCGCCGAAATCGCTCAACCTGGACGAGATCCTCGCGGCGGTCGAAAAGAAGCTCATTCAGCTCGCGCTGAAGAAGGCCAACAACCACCAGACGGAGACGGCGGAACTGCTCGGGGTGTTCCGGGCGAAGTTGTGGCGCCGGCTCGACGCGCTGGGCATCCCGATCCCGCCACAGCCGCCCAAACCGCGGAAGCCCGAGGGCGGGGACTGA
- a CDS encoding putative sensor domain DACNV-containing protein gives MMLPQVIIFDSEAEGNEGIISWQPRVQEAEGVKGLTQLLIEFREFIRAERKVRGRSLTTLAAINNENLGLLLTLAYRASFRTDEGRSIRARVVVKAESWLPPNSISALALRILADPFIRTHLAEEDQKHHSYRFTEPIPLTDYKPLIKLAPLLIKPDGAITVTEENGTLQVTGLALLDREGRDRGVLDMPSLWSPSSALLIEIVGPGHLRVSEGRASFALHADQFVTHTPFFSVEPVGRWLAEFSRECVNKFKELP, from the coding sequence ATGATGCTCCCCCAAGTTATCATCTTCGATTCCGAAGCCGAAGGTAACGAAGGGATAATTTCTTGGCAACCGCGCGTTCAAGAAGCTGAAGGCGTGAAGGGACTTACCCAACTCTTAATCGAGTTCCGTGAGTTCATCCGTGCAGAGCGCAAGGTGCGCGGCCGTTCTTTGACGACCTTGGCTGCGATCAATAACGAAAACCTTGGGCTCTTACTTACCCTAGCATACCGCGCGAGCTTTCGTACGGACGAGGGGAGATCGATACGCGCCCGAGTGGTTGTGAAGGCAGAATCTTGGCTACCACCAAATTCCATTTCTGCTCTTGCGCTACGGATATTGGCCGATCCTTTCATCAGGACGCACCTCGCTGAGGAGGACCAAAAGCACCATAGCTACCGATTCACTGAACCTATACCCCTCACAGACTACAAACCACTCATCAAACTCGCGCCGTTGCTAATCAAACCTGACGGTGCTATCACTGTCACGGAAGAAAACGGGACGCTACAAGTAACAGGTTTGGCTCTTCTGGACCGGGAAGGCCGTGATCGCGGCGTGCTCGATATGCCAAGCCTGTGGAGCCCCTCTTCTGCTCTTTTGATTGAAATTGTTGGCCCCGGCCATCTCCGCGTTTCCGAGGGCAGAGCATCCTTCGCATTGCACGCAGACCAGTTCGTTACGCACACCCCGTTTTTTAGTGTTGAACCTGTAGGACGATGGCTCGCAGAATTTTCTCGCGAATGCGTTAATAAGTTTAAAGAATTGCCGTAA
- a CDS encoding superoxide dismutase, with product MLNRRELFRSAAAGSAALVLPSLTRADDAKGFALPKLPYAFDALEPVVDAKTMEIHHGKHHQAYVDNLNKALAGKPDLLAKPIVELVRDWKKLPADLQAPVRNNGGGHLNHTWFWQMMKKDGGAPKGELAKAIDASFGSLDGFKKEFATAATTQFGSGWAWLVKGKEKPLAVVKTPNQDNPVTDGQAVLLGCDVWEHAYYLKYQNKRADYVNAWFSVVNWDFVAELFAAK from the coding sequence ATGCTGAACCGTCGCGAACTGTTCCGCTCCGCCGCCGCTGGTTCCGCCGCGCTCGTGCTCCCCTCCCTCACCCGCGCCGACGACGCGAAGGGGTTCGCGCTGCCCAAGCTGCCCTACGCGTTCGACGCGCTCGAACCGGTCGTCGACGCCAAGACGATGGAGATCCACCACGGCAAGCACCACCAGGCTTACGTGGACAACCTGAACAAGGCACTGGCGGGCAAGCCGGACCTACTGGCCAAGCCCATCGTGGAGCTGGTGCGCGACTGGAAGAAGCTGCCGGCGGACCTCCAGGCGCCGGTGCGCAACAACGGCGGCGGGCACCTGAACCACACGTGGTTCTGGCAGATGATGAAGAAAGACGGCGGCGCGCCGAAGGGCGAGCTGGCCAAGGCGATCGACGCCAGCTTCGGCAGCCTGGACGGGTTCAAGAAGGAGTTCGCGACCGCCGCAACGACGCAGTTCGGCAGCGGTTGGGCGTGGCTGGTGAAGGGCAAGGAGAAGCCGCTGGCGGTGGTGAAGACCCCGAACCAGGACAACCCGGTGACCGACGGGCAGGCCGTGCTGCTCGGGTGCGACGTGTGGGAGCACGCCTACTACCTGAAGTACCAGAACAAGCGCGCCGACTACGTCAACGCGTGGTTCAGCGTGGTGAACTGGGACTTCGTCGCCGAGCTGTTCGCCGCCAAGTGA